One Halorientalis litorea DNA segment encodes these proteins:
- a CDS encoding competence/damage-inducible protein A: MQVALVTVGDELLAGDTANTNATWLAGELADSGVTVARVLVVPDEMAAITENVRAYSDTYDAVIVTGGLGGTPDDITMAAVAAAFDRELAVDELARADVEETLDAIAGDYPDIDVDVTAEATIPAGARPLLNRGGLSPGCVVENVYVLPGIPGEMKTMFADVADEFDGDTTARYLYTDRPEANLIDPLTDAQSQFDVRVGCYPDRDAGHNRLKVSGEDPAEVDAATEWLLVEAGASDDPDDVERVRAGEE; the protein is encoded by the coding sequence ATGCAGGTCGCACTCGTGACTGTCGGCGACGAACTGTTGGCGGGGGACACGGCGAACACGAACGCGACGTGGCTCGCTGGCGAACTGGCCGACAGTGGTGTGACCGTCGCGCGTGTCCTCGTGGTACCGGACGAGATGGCGGCCATCACGGAGAACGTTCGGGCGTACAGCGACACCTACGACGCGGTCATCGTCACCGGCGGCCTCGGTGGGACGCCGGACGATATCACGATGGCGGCCGTCGCGGCGGCGTTCGACCGCGAACTCGCGGTCGACGAACTGGCGCGGGCCGACGTGGAGGAGACGCTGGACGCTATCGCGGGGGACTATCCGGACATCGATGTGGACGTGACTGCGGAGGCGACGATTCCCGCGGGGGCACGTCCGCTTCTCAACCGTGGCGGTCTCTCGCCGGGGTGTGTGGTCGAGAACGTGTACGTCCTCCCGGGGATTCCGGGAGAGATGAAGACGATGTTCGCCGATGTCGCGGACGAGTTCGACGGCGACACCACCGCACGATACCTCTACACGGACCGCCCGGAGGCGAACCTCATCGACCCGCTGACCGACGCCCAGTCACAGTTCGACGTGCGCGTTGGCTGTTACCCGGACCGGGACGCGGGCCACAATCGCCTGAAAGTGAGCGGCGAGGACCCTGCCGAAGTCGACGCCGCGACGGAGTGGTTGCTGGTCGAAGCCGGGGCCAGCGACGACCCCGACGACGTAGAGCGCGTACGAGCAGGCGA
- a CDS encoding acyl-CoA dehydrogenase family protein — translation MGYQDSERAQEVAERTRAFVDEEVLPRERALFGQRDHRSDADRQEEGRELVEELREIARERDVFGPQIPEEYGGLGLDFVDLLPVFEQAGRSIFAMGAMHVAAPDEGNMEILEHAGTEAQKAEYLRPLANCDISSGFSMTEPMDGCGSDAKQIRTSAEKDGDEWVIDGHKWWTTHGQTGEPDFLIVVARTNEEVHPYVGTSAFIVPADADGVEFVRDIPHMGESGMGHSEVKYHGVRVPEENLLGPEDGGLAVAQQRLGKARLTHCMRFMGMADRSLDVAKAYMDERSAYGDTLSEKQSLRFDIADAHMRLHAARTMVRHAARQIAETGSADTEVSMSKVFAAETVQDIVDTCVQVCGGNGIGKDLPLADFYENVRCFRIIDGADEAHMRSIAKRAFDDDELEPEEIEYVTRFDGGE, via the coding sequence ATCGGATACCAAGACTCGGAGCGCGCACAGGAAGTCGCGGAGCGGACCCGTGCATTCGTCGACGAGGAGGTACTGCCGCGCGAGCGTGCGTTGTTCGGACAGCGTGACCACCGGAGCGACGCAGACCGGCAGGAAGAGGGGCGGGAACTGGTCGAGGAACTCCGGGAGATTGCCCGCGAGCGCGACGTGTTCGGCCCGCAGATTCCCGAGGAGTACGGCGGTCTCGGCCTCGATTTCGTGGACCTGCTCCCGGTGTTCGAGCAGGCCGGACGGTCCATCTTCGCCATGGGCGCGATGCACGTCGCCGCCCCCGACGAGGGGAACATGGAAATCCTCGAACACGCCGGCACCGAGGCACAGAAAGCGGAGTACCTCCGGCCGTTGGCCAACTGCGACATCTCGTCGGGGTTCTCGATGACCGAACCGATGGACGGCTGTGGGTCCGACGCAAAGCAGATACGGACCAGTGCCGAGAAGGACGGCGACGAGTGGGTCATCGACGGCCACAAGTGGTGGACCACGCACGGCCAGACCGGCGAACCCGACTTCCTCATCGTCGTCGCCCGGACCAACGAGGAGGTCCACCCCTACGTCGGCACCTCGGCGTTCATCGTGCCCGCCGACGCCGACGGCGTCGAGTTCGTCCGGGACATCCCGCACATGGGCGAGTCCGGGATGGGACACTCGGAGGTGAAGTATCACGGCGTCCGCGTCCCCGAGGAGAACCTGCTGGGTCCGGAGGACGGCGGACTGGCCGTCGCCCAGCAACGCCTCGGGAAGGCCCGGCTGACCCACTGTATGCGATTTATGGGCATGGCCGACCGGTCGCTGGACGTGGCCAAGGCCTACATGGACGAGCGGTCGGCCTACGGCGACACGCTGAGCGAGAAGCAGTCGCTCCGGTTCGACATCGCCGACGCGCACATGCGTCTCCACGCCGCTCGGACGATGGTCCGCCACGCCGCTCGGCAGATAGCCGAGACAGGGAGTGCGGACACCGAGGTGTCGATGTCCAAGGTGTTCGCCGCCGAGACAGTCCAGGACATCGTCGACACGTGCGTGCAGGTGTGTGGCGGCAACGGTATCGGTAAGGACCTGCCGCTGGCCGACTTCTACGAGAACGTCCGCTGTTTCCGCATCATCGACGGGGCCGACGAGGCGCACATGCGTTCCATCGCCAAGCGCGCCTTCGACGACGACGAACTCGAACCCGAAGAAATCGAGTACGTCACGCGGTTCGACGGGGGCGAGTGA
- a CDS encoding 2-phosphosulfolactate phosphatase gives MPLHTVDRLEDVPDPVPDADFVVVDVIISSTSIVRLLEAGAAYVRPFADPEAARSFGAETDALLVGEQGGAPVEGFDASPLPSLLPEDITDRPVGILTSNGTRAFERIGHDGTIFVGSTVNAAAVASTLAERDRETWLVAAGRGGDPTPEDSAGVELVRRCYEDRLTTDAAASLAATVEESGTAGWLRELGLGDDVNALLQFNESDVVPRLRDGVFVA, from the coding sequence ATGCCGCTCCACACCGTCGACCGCTTGGAGGATGTCCCCGACCCGGTACCGGATGCCGACTTCGTGGTGGTCGACGTCATCATCTCCTCGACCAGCATCGTCCGCCTGCTCGAAGCCGGTGCGGCCTACGTCCGCCCGTTCGCGGACCCCGAGGCCGCCCGTTCGTTCGGGGCCGAGACGGACGCGTTACTGGTCGGCGAACAGGGCGGCGCGCCCGTCGAGGGGTTCGACGCCTCGCCGCTGCCGTCGTTGCTCCCCGAGGACATCACGGACCGACCGGTCGGCATTCTCACCTCGAACGGGACGCGCGCGTTCGAGCGTATCGGTCACGACGGGACCATCTTCGTCGGGAGCACGGTCAACGCCGCCGCCGTCGCGTCGACACTCGCCGAGAGAGACCGGGAGACGTGGCTGGTCGCCGCCGGCCGGGGTGGCGACCCAACTCCCGAGGACTCGGCTGGCGTCGAACTCGTCCGGCGGTGTTACGAGGACAGGCTGACGACGGACGCCGCGGCGTCGCTGGCGGCGACTGTCGAGGAGAGCGGGACGGCCGGGTGGCTGCGGGAACTGGGACTGGGCGACGACGTGAACGCACTCCTTCAGTTCAACGAGAGCGACGTGGTGCCGCGACTACGTGACGGCGTCTTCGTCGCGTAG
- a CDS encoding SDR family NAD(P)-dependent oxidoreductase produces MGVLDRFRLDDDVVLVTGAASGIGKGYAEACADVGARLALADIDEEGVETVAADLDAETLALTVDVSEHEQVEAMVEETVDHFGRLNAAFANAGIGRLSLPTDDYPVEEWDEVMDVNLDGVFYTVREAARAMDDGGSIVTTASVLSSVASDFPGVAAYVASKGGVAQLTKQAAADLGEQGIRVNAIAPGWTHTGIGGGAFRKDSGMDAMHEQMAEETVLGRLGEPDDLKGIAVFLASDASSYCTGSVFTVDGGWTTT; encoded by the coding sequence ATGGGGGTCCTCGACCGCTTCCGACTGGACGACGACGTGGTGCTCGTCACCGGCGCGGCGTCGGGCATCGGGAAGGGCTACGCCGAGGCGTGTGCCGACGTGGGCGCGCGGTTGGCCCTCGCCGACATCGACGAGGAAGGCGTCGAGACGGTCGCTGCCGACCTCGACGCCGAGACGCTCGCGCTGACGGTGGACGTGTCCGAACACGAGCAGGTCGAAGCGATGGTCGAAGAGACGGTCGACCACTTCGGCCGCCTCAACGCCGCCTTCGCCAACGCCGGCATCGGCCGCCTGAGTCTGCCGACCGACGACTACCCCGTCGAGGAGTGGGACGAGGTGATGGACGTGAACCTCGATGGCGTCTTCTACACCGTCCGGGAGGCCGCACGGGCGATGGACGACGGCGGGTCCATCGTCACCACCGCCTCCGTCCTGAGTAGCGTCGCCTCCGACTTCCCCGGCGTCGCCGCCTACGTCGCCTCGAAGGGCGGGGTCGCACAGCTGACCAAGCAGGCCGCCGCCGACCTCGGTGAGCAGGGCATCCGCGTCAACGCCATCGCCCCCGGGTGGACCCACACGGGCATCGGCGGCGGCGCGTTCCGCAAGGACTCCGGGATGGACGCCATGCACGAGCAGATGGCCGAGGAGACAGTACTCGGTCGTCTCGGCGAACCGGACGACCTGAAGGGCATCGCCGTCTTCCTCGCCAGTGACGCCTCGTCGTACTGCACGGGGAGCGTCTTCACCGTGGACGGCGGCTGGACGACGACCTGA
- a CDS encoding carotenoid oxygenase family protein: MSTHPGFHSLHEETSATLPVTGDLPRWLTGSLLRNGPGAFSFPDGSAVDHWFDGLAMVSRFTFDPADADGDSAVHYRNQFLRTDAYEAARVGEFEGGFATGETTLRSRLATFLTDPYDNTNIVVERVGDSYVALTESPRWVALDPDSLDLRGHVEYDGDAPSGQLSCAHLKRDPTTGTLVNVDTEFGRTSQYHVYTIPEPGTREHVGSVPTDEPAYMHSFALTPRYVVLTEFPLRVDPLRFLKPGRQAPFIEQFEWEPDRGTRVVVLDRTSGTVVAAPTTDPVFGFHHVNAFERAGGTEIVFDLETVPDATTIDSLYLDSLRDGEMGAIAGRLERFTVDLGDPTGHGRYDAEDVTVTREVLHDSGTALPTVSPARWCREHRYVYAMDMPQPVTEWARGVVKYDTETGDVTEADAGGDYFGEPIFVPNPEGDAEDDGAVVTVALDAAADRSRLVVLDGADLTERARVTLPHALPFAFHGRYFPEIRAPS; encoded by the coding sequence ATGAGTACGCATCCGGGATTTCACTCGTTGCACGAGGAGACATCGGCCACGCTCCCGGTTACAGGCGACCTCCCTAGGTGGCTGACCGGAAGTCTGCTTCGGAACGGCCCCGGAGCTTTCTCGTTCCCAGACGGGAGTGCCGTCGACCACTGGTTCGACGGGCTGGCGATGGTGTCTCGGTTCACGTTCGACCCCGCGGACGCTGACGGTGACTCTGCAGTCCACTACCGGAACCAGTTCCTCCGGACGGACGCCTACGAAGCCGCCCGCGTGGGCGAGTTCGAGGGTGGGTTCGCGACCGGCGAGACGACACTGCGCTCGCGGTTGGCCACGTTCCTCACCGACCCCTACGACAACACGAACATCGTCGTCGAGCGGGTCGGAGACAGCTACGTCGCGCTCACGGAGTCGCCGCGATGGGTCGCCCTCGACCCCGACAGCCTCGACCTGCGGGGGCACGTCGAGTACGACGGCGACGCCCCGTCGGGACAGCTCTCCTGTGCGCACCTGAAGCGGGACCCGACGACGGGCACGCTCGTGAACGTCGACACCGAGTTCGGTCGGACGAGCCAGTACCACGTTTACACCATCCCCGAACCGGGGACACGCGAGCACGTCGGCAGCGTTCCGACGGACGAACCCGCCTACATGCACAGTTTCGCGCTCACGCCACGGTACGTTGTGTTGACCGAATTCCCGCTGCGGGTCGACCCGCTCCGCTTCCTGAAACCCGGGCGTCAAGCCCCGTTCATCGAGCAGTTCGAGTGGGAACCCGACAGGGGCACACGGGTCGTCGTGTTGGACCGCACGAGTGGCACGGTCGTCGCGGCACCGACGACCGACCCGGTGTTCGGGTTCCACCACGTCAACGCTTTCGAGCGGGCGGGCGGCACCGAAATCGTGTTCGACCTCGAAACAGTCCCGGACGCGACGACAATCGACTCGCTGTATCTCGACAGCCTCCGCGACGGGGAGATGGGTGCCATCGCCGGCAGACTCGAACGCTTCACCGTGGACCTCGGTGACCCGACCGGTCACGGTCGGTACGACGCCGAGGACGTGACCGTCACGCGCGAGGTGCTACACGACAGCGGCACGGCCCTTCCGACCGTGTCGCCGGCCCGCTGGTGCCGTGAGCATCGCTACGTCTACGCGATGGACATGCCCCAACCAGTGACCGAGTGGGCGCGTGGCGTGGTGAAATACGACACCGAAACCGGCGACGTGACCGAGGCCGACGCCGGCGGTGACTACTTCGGCGAACCGATTTTCGTCCCGAATCCCGAGGGCGACGCCGAGGACGACGGTGCCGTCGTGACCGTCGCACTCGACGCCGCCGCCGACCGTTCACGATTGGTCGTCCTCGACGGTGCGGACCTCACCGAACGGGCCCGAGTGACGTTGCCGCACGCGCTTCCCTTCGCCTTCCACGGGCGGTACTTCCCCGAAATCAGGGCACCGTCGTGA
- a CDS encoding DUF5814 domain-containing protein, protein MAITDKIYVKNHQQLASQLETSIPKGAFSGATLDLLFQGEGLAKLDDATRDRVLDFAEDFLDCDCQASPHCGHPEEKFVHYLLDLRAQGLGPDAIVDVMGDDYMLYAYPGDILSFLDQSVRTLEAVETLADVDGDEEMARRAGERRRDLVR, encoded by the coding sequence GTGGCCATCACGGACAAGATATACGTCAAGAACCACCAGCAACTCGCCTCCCAGCTGGAGACGTCGATTCCGAAGGGGGCGTTCAGCGGCGCGACCCTCGATTTACTCTTTCAGGGCGAGGGGCTGGCGAAACTGGACGACGCGACCCGTGACCGCGTACTCGACTTCGCCGAGGACTTTCTGGACTGCGATTGCCAAGCGAGCCCCCACTGTGGCCACCCCGAGGAGAAGTTCGTCCACTACCTGCTCGACCTGCGCGCACAGGGCCTCGGCCCCGACGCCATCGTCGACGTGATGGGCGACGACTACATGCTCTATGCCTACCCCGGCGACATCCTGTCCTTTCTCGACCAGTCGGTTCGAACCCTCGAAGCGGTCGAGACGCTCGCGGACGTGGACGGGGACGAGGAGATGGCCCGACGCGCGGGCGAACGGCGGCGTGACCTCGTGCGGTAA
- a CDS encoding CopG family transcriptional regulator translates to MGNKNKTISFRVSQEKFETLRGIAEERDLSLSAVFRDYVDLLVAHDGQVEVVPEHEVSENTSDDTSFPPKVEVPKSFVREHERLELEAEHLREQLEEHKRYVTKLRQQIDEHEDGEEVIQLEDLDGGEDEDEEPSYRIGSSFDESV, encoded by the coding sequence ATGGGCAACAAAAACAAAACCATCTCGTTCCGCGTGAGCCAAGAGAAGTTCGAGACGCTCCGCGGAATCGCCGAGGAGCGGGACCTCTCGCTCTCGGCAGTCTTCCGTGACTACGTGGACCTGCTCGTTGCCCACGACGGCCAGGTCGAGGTCGTCCCGGAACACGAAGTCTCCGAGAACACGAGCGACGACACGAGTTTCCCGCCGAAAGTCGAGGTGCCCAAGAGTTTCGTCCGCGAACACGAGCGGTTGGAACTCGAAGCCGAACACCTCCGCGAGCAACTCGAGGAACACAAACGCTACGTGACGAAACTCCGCCAGCAGATAGACGAACACGAGGACGGCGAGGAGGTCATCCAACTGGAGGACCTCGACGGCGGCGAGGACGAGGACGAGGAACCCTCCTACCGCATCGGCAGCAGTTTCGACGAGTCGGTCTAA
- a CDS encoding RPA family protein — MAAVPTREVARRVFASEFNDAGYTFKESDDERAPVYLLLPTGQRANRVFIVGTLTETEDVGEDSEYWQGRLVDPNGDTFFMYAGQYQPDAASMLRELEPPAYVSVVGKPRTYETDEGEVNVSVRPESITTVDEATRDRWVVETAERTIERLNAFEAAESDEGGAVDEYVEMAREQYDSPIENYRRAVVEALESLESTDEPDAQADI, encoded by the coding sequence ATGGCCGCAGTACCTACCCGAGAAGTCGCCCGGCGCGTGTTCGCGAGCGAGTTCAACGACGCCGGATACACGTTCAAGGAATCGGACGACGAGCGGGCACCGGTCTACCTGTTGCTCCCGACGGGACAACGGGCCAACCGGGTGTTCATCGTCGGGACGCTCACCGAGACGGAGGACGTGGGCGAGGACAGTGAGTACTGGCAGGGTCGCTTGGTCGACCCGAACGGCGACACCTTCTTCATGTACGCCGGGCAGTACCAGCCGGACGCCGCCTCCATGCTCCGGGAACTCGAACCTCCGGCGTACGTCTCTGTCGTCGGCAAGCCGCGGACCTACGAGACGGACGAGGGCGAAGTGAACGTCTCCGTCCGGCCCGAGTCCATCACGACGGTCGACGAGGCGACCCGCGACCGGTGGGTCGTCGAGACGGCGGAGCGGACCATCGAGCGTCTCAACGCCTTCGAGGCCGCCGAGAGCGACGAGGGCGGTGCGGTCGACGAGTACGTCGAGATGGCCCGCGAGCAGTACGACTCGCCCATCGAGAACTACCGGCGGGCAGTCGTCGAGGCGTTGGAGAGTCTGGAATCCACCGACGAACCGGACGCACAGGCCGACATCTGA
- a CDS encoding HNH endonuclease, whose amino-acid sequence MVAHHCPTCTRSFETRRGLGVHHSSVHDERLPNRECDRCEERFYSESARAYCSEDCHDASVSYTGADNPNYRGGKETTACDICGDEFEYYPSEKDGLYCAECVEDESWRPRPSLEGEANPRWAGGKIYVPCHSCGDTVERHPSEVAGEVTFCGSDCQAEWLSDAFTGDGHPNWKGGDTGPYGKGWNRVRRQALERDDYECAVCGKSKAEIGRNPDVHHIVPVRAFEQSDECDRTDAHELGNVVSLCIDCHRKADFGTIPKSALRESVSA is encoded by the coding sequence ATGGTAGCACACCACTGTCCGACTTGTACTCGGTCGTTCGAGACCCGCCGGGGTCTCGGTGTCCACCATAGTTCGGTCCACGACGAACGGTTGCCAAACAGGGAGTGCGACCGCTGCGAGGAGCGGTTCTACAGCGAGTCGGCACGGGCCTACTGTTCAGAGGACTGCCACGATGCGTCGGTATCCTACACGGGAGCGGACAACCCGAACTACCGGGGCGGGAAGGAGACGACGGCGTGTGACATCTGTGGCGACGAGTTCGAGTACTACCCCTCTGAGAAGGACGGCCTGTACTGCGCCGAGTGTGTCGAGGACGAATCGTGGCGGCCACGCCCGTCCTTGGAGGGCGAAGCGAACCCGCGGTGGGCGGGCGGAAAAATATATGTTCCCTGTCATTCATGCGGTGATACTGTAGAACGGCATCCGAGCGAAGTGGCAGGTGAAGTGACGTTCTGTGGCTCGGATTGTCAAGCAGAGTGGCTCTCGGACGCTTTCACGGGTGATGGGCACCCCAACTGGAAGGGCGGAGATACGGGTCCGTACGGCAAGGGCTGGAATCGCGTGCGCCGACAGGCACTCGAACGCGACGACTACGAGTGTGCGGTCTGTGGGAAGTCGAAGGCGGAGATCGGGCGGAATCCGGACGTTCACCACATCGTACCGGTTCGTGCGTTCGAGCAGTCCGACGAGTGCGACCGGACGGACGCACACGAACTGGGGAACGTCGTCTCGCTGTGTATCGACTGTCACCGGAAGGCGGACTTCGGGACGATTCCGAAGTCCGCGCTCCGCGAATCAGTCAGCGCGTGA
- a CDS encoding phosphotransferase family protein: MADADDLVDRGNLRTFLAERLGGVDEFDVERHEQGFSNETLFVTWGDQQLVVRRPPPGETADTAHDVLREYRVVDALQAGDVPVPRTVAASEDGVMGCPFYVMERLDGDVMRFSELDRFGDADARRGIGEEMVDTLAAIHTVDYEAVGLGDFGTPEGFTERQVDRWTEQFEWAFEETTSEREVPEIERIGDWLAENVPEDPAHTLVHGDYKLDNVIFAPGTPPEIAGVLDWEMSTLGDPLCDLGWLLFFWLDPEDDLTTLMQTMAPSFTTHEDYLTRGELVDRYEEQTGVTVENQRFYRVLAVYKMAALGEMFFARYLMGNSDNTLYQMMEDGVPTMADHAVEIIEGDRPL; encoded by the coding sequence ATGGCAGACGCAGACGACCTCGTCGACCGCGGGAATCTGCGGACGTTCCTCGCGGAGCGACTCGGGGGGGTAGACGAGTTCGACGTAGAGCGACACGAACAGGGGTTCTCGAACGAGACGCTGTTCGTCACGTGGGGGGACCAGCAGTTGGTCGTCCGGCGGCCGCCGCCGGGCGAGACGGCCGACACGGCTCACGACGTGCTCAGAGAGTACCGCGTCGTCGACGCCCTACAGGCGGGTGACGTGCCCGTGCCGCGGACCGTCGCCGCCAGCGAGGACGGCGTGATGGGGTGTCCGTTCTACGTGATGGAGCGGTTGGACGGCGACGTGATGCGGTTCTCCGAACTCGACCGGTTCGGCGACGCCGATGCACGGCGCGGCATCGGCGAGGAGATGGTGGACACGCTCGCGGCCATCCACACCGTCGACTACGAGGCCGTGGGGCTGGGCGACTTCGGCACCCCAGAGGGGTTCACCGAGCGGCAGGTCGACCGCTGGACCGAGCAGTTCGAGTGGGCCTTCGAGGAGACGACCAGCGAGCGCGAGGTGCCCGAAATCGAGCGTATCGGTGACTGGTTGGCCGAGAACGTCCCCGAGGACCCGGCGCACACGCTGGTCCACGGCGACTACAAACTCGACAACGTCATCTTCGCGCCGGGGACGCCGCCCGAAATCGCGGGGGTGTTGGACTGGGAGATGTCCACGCTCGGGGACCCGCTCTGTGACTTGGGGTGGTTGCTCTTCTTCTGGCTCGACCCGGAGGACGACCTGACGACGCTGATGCAGACGATGGCCCCCTCGTTCACCACGCACGAGGACTACCTCACCCGCGGCGAACTGGTCGACCGCTACGAGGAGCAGACGGGCGTCACCGTCGAGAACCAACGCTTCTACCGGGTGCTCGCGGTGTACAAGATGGCCGCGTTGGGCGAGATGTTCTTCGCCCGTTACCTGATGGGCAACTCGGACAACACGCTCTATCAGATGATGGAGGACGGCGTCCCGACGATGGCCGACCACGCCGTCGAAATCATCGAGGGCGACCGGCCGCTGTAG
- a CDS encoding replication factor A (Replication protein A protects and stabilize the intermediate ssDNA that is generated by the unwinding action of a DNA helicase at the replication fork. In addition, SSBs prevent the formation of secondary structures by single-stranded template DNA.), translating to MTDLRTQAEEIHEQFSDQLDLSVEDVQERLETLVTEYKVPVDEARRSVTSTYLDEAGMERDELGGGGGNERVNAADVDAPEKWVDMTAKVVELWDPNSDAVAQVGLLGDETGTIKFTKWSKSDLPELEEGAVYDLRNVVTDEYQGRFSVKLNRTTVIEESDADLEVGDDDATVEGALVDIQSGSGLIKRCPEDDCTRVLQNGRCSEHGEAEGEFDLRIKGVLDDGEDVHEVIFDREATEEFTGITLEEAKEMAMDALDTTVVADKMRKETLGRYYRVTGPTFRRYVLADDVEELSGPVDAEETLIKARSI from the coding sequence ATGACAGATTTGCGTACCCAAGCGGAAGAGATACACGAGCAGTTTTCCGACCAGTTGGACCTCTCGGTCGAGGACGTGCAGGAACGACTGGAGACGCTGGTCACCGAATACAAGGTCCCCGTCGACGAGGCGCGGCGAAGCGTCACGAGTACGTACCTCGACGAGGCGGGGATGGAACGCGACGAGTTGGGCGGCGGTGGCGGCAACGAGCGCGTGAACGCCGCCGACGTGGACGCCCCCGAGAAGTGGGTCGACATGACCGCGAAAGTGGTCGAACTCTGGGACCCGAACAGCGACGCCGTCGCGCAGGTCGGCCTCCTCGGTGACGAGACGGGCACCATCAAGTTCACCAAGTGGTCGAAGTCGGACCTCCCCGAGTTGGAGGAGGGTGCAGTGTACGACCTGCGGAACGTCGTTACCGACGAGTACCAAGGTCGCTTCTCCGTGAAACTGAACCGGACGACAGTCATCGAAGAGTCGGACGCGGACCTCGAAGTCGGCGACGACGACGCCACCGTCGAGGGCGCGCTGGTCGACATCCAGAGCGGGAGCGGCCTCATCAAGCGCTGTCCCGAAGACGACTGCACACGCGTCCTCCAGAACGGCCGGTGTTCGGAACACGGCGAGGCCGAAGGCGAGTTCGACCTCCGAATCAAGGGGGTGCTCGACGACGGCGAGGACGTTCACGAGGTCATCTTCGACCGCGAGGCCACGGAGGAGTTCACCGGCATCACGCTCGAAGAGGCCAAAGAGATGGCGATGGACGCGCTCGATACGACCGTCGTCGCCGACAAGATGCGAAAGGAGACGCTGGGTCGGTACTACCGCGTGACGGGGCCGACGTTCAGGCGGTACGTCCTCGCGGACGACGTCGAGGAACTGTCCGGGCCGGTGGACGCAGAGGAGACACTCATCAAAGCGAGGTCGATTTGA